DNA from Elgaria multicarinata webbii isolate HBS135686 ecotype San Diego chromosome 8, rElgMul1.1.pri, whole genome shotgun sequence:
CCCATTTACATGTATGGTGTGTGCCATGTACTTACAGCCACGTAGCTTGAGAAGGATTGGAATCTACATCCTGCAGCAACAGAGTTGAAGTTTTTGATGGTGTTTGCATTTTAGTTCTGCTGAAAGATTCTTGTGAGGCAGCTTTCCATAACCTAATGCCCTCTAGATTTTAACtctcaacatccccagccagcactttacgttaatttaaatttaaaatggcatAATGACATCTGTACACTGTCCTAACTTGGAGTTATGCTGATGTTTAGTAGTAATACTAAACTTGTCCTGCTGGCCTTAGTATAGGATTGCCTATTAATTAAGCCTGCTTTATCAGTGTTGCAAAAGATTTTTAGTTTGCCATGGTTAAATTGAATTTTTAATAGTTCAGATATTGTCTTTAATGCatttacattgtttttaaagtgctgTATGCTTCTTACTCAGTGGCAACATCAAGCTAAATACATGAGTTACATTGAAGCAGGGCTATAATCAAGGGGGTCATGAATCTGCTAAACATCCCAAAACGAAATACAAATTCTAATTTCAACCACTATAAATTTTGCAGAGTGGACAGATGTGTAAAATCTCATCAGTAGTGGTGAGATTTTCCTAAAGCACATATATGAGTTAGAATGGTTTAATAGAAATCTTGTAGACTGTGCAGATGTACTCCATATATTTGTGCCCCAGAGTTTAAAATCTTAACCAAGGTATTGGCTAAGATTTTAACAAAATCTTAGATTTGGTTAAAAAACTTACATTTGGTTGCCTCTGTTTATGCAGGTTATACACCAGGCACACCATATAAAGTCTCTTGTTCACCCACCAGCGGTGCTGTGCCTCCCTATTCTTCATCACCCAACCCCTACCAAACTGCAGTGTATCCGGTTCGAAGTGCCTATCCACAGCAGAATCCATATGCACAGGTAAAAAGTACAAATATTGTTTGCATTAGTTCTGTAACAGATGGAATGGCATTGGTTCTAcctttatggtgttttgtatgcAAACAGTGGCTGCATTTGCCGATAAATCAGCATTGCTGAGAATTCTAGGTCCACGAACAGCATGCTAGTGTACACTGCCTGATGACTCCTGCTTGGCTTCTCCTGTCAGCCGAAGTGCCTAAGCTAATCAGAAAGCAAAACCTTAGGGTTGAATCTGAATTGAGACCACTGGTTGTCACTCCCTTAGCAAGCCAGGGTCTGAAGCCAAGGTTTATTGTTTTCTAATTCCTGGGTTCAGGTTCATGATAAGCCAGAAGTTCTGATTCAGGCATAACACTGCGCTTTTGCTTCCCAGCTGCTCCCACTGGTGGGAGGCACCAATTAAAATTTATCAGgcagcatgcaccagcacacTACTTGtgaacaataagccaggattctctgcAATTCTGGCTTAGTGTGTGAACATGGTTCAGAAAATAGGCATTTAGATCTCATTTTCTCTCCATTCTCGCATATATCTTTTAAGTTTATGCACTTGTTTTTAGAAAAATGTGGTGTAGTTGGTTTTACTGTGTTAAATATAGTACTAACACTTTTTGACATTTGTAATGCAATTAGTGACAAtcaacattttttcttcttcccccgtGTCTATAAACTGATTTTTTTGCCTCTAGTAATATATTTGACAATACTGAAATGTATTCATGGAATTTTCCGTCATAATAGGGAAATATCCTTACTACATTTCCTTACAAAATGAACATGAacaagattttgttgttgttgttgctgttactcATCAAAACAATATTTTGTAAAGGGGATATCGTAAAGATTTTAACATATACGTAAATCATTTTCTTAAGTGCTGGCGCACATAATGACAAAATGGATGACCTTGTATTATCTTAAAGGGGGATGGTGAAAAACATGATTTTGGGGACAATGATGAAGGCTGTATTTCTTGATATCAGGATTGaaagtttacaaaacaaactaaGGGGCTGTTTGCACGTTAAAAAGTGATGGGTTGGCAGCTTACCCGTTTCTTTTGCTTTACAGCACAACCCACAACCCAGCATAAATCAACCCCTTCTTGGTTTTTGCaaagtgacatgcaaacccagaccgTTGGATTGTTTAGGGTTGAAACAATTCAGCAGTTAATCCATGGTATGTTGTCACATTAACTGctaggttgtttagcccctaaacagccCAGTGGTCTGGGTTCACACCACAATCATGCTCCACAATCTACAAAGGACCCAGTTGTGGTTTGTGGGGTGAAATAGGAAAAGGCAGGTGCGATGCAGGCAGccgcgccccccccccatgcatagCAACccattatgtttgtttgttttttatgggttgccattacgtgtgaaccaggtttAAGATACGGTCTCTGTGCACATGGTTTGAAGGCACATGAAGCAGCACTCTTGCTGAAGCTGATCAGATCTGGGTCTGGCCAGTACTTGGATGGCAGACTGCCTGGGAATCCTGTGTTTGGATTCCTGTGTATATTTCATGGAAGAAAGATGTATATGATAAGTAAATACTAATATACAAAATCATTTACCTTTAAAATGGGGCCTTAAATGATTTTCAAGATGGATAAAATCATTTGCTAAAATCTCTCACCTCATATTTTCCTTTCTTCAGTTAAAAGGCTCCCTTTTATCACTTCCTCAATCCCTCCCAGCTCCAGGCTGGACCTACTTTTCTTCAGTGTCCCAGAACTACTCCACCTCATCTCTGCTCATGAATGACTTTTCAGGCCTAGTTCTCACGGAGGTGGTAAGCTTATATGTGGGCTTCACTGTGCAGCTGGCAACTGGTGACTCACATGTGCCTCCATGCAAAAGATTCACTGTGCATGAAGAGAATCGTTTGAGAAAACTAGACCAGAACCCTGTGTGTAGGAATCTTTTTGAAATGAAAAGAATGAGTCCCCACCTTTTGCACCTAGATGTCGGTTTAGTTACCTGTATGTATATCCTTTTTACAAACTGTTACAGTGGGAACACTTCAGATTGAAATCATGTGCACACGTACCTTTGAATAAGTCTCATGGGTATGAGTATGTTACTTGCAAGTAAAGATGCATAGAAACAGAAGCTTAGGAATGTGCTCCCAATTTAAAAGTTTTTGTTTCCTCCTAAGAGAGAAATAGTTGCAAATCCAAAGAACAGACCTAAACTTCCAGATTCTGAATTCTGAATGACTGCCTTGCAGCATGCAGGATAAGGTAAACAGGGGGGAAAAGATAATCATGATGTGCTAAACTAGGATAGATCATCAAGCTGATACAGTTAGGGAATCTCAATACAAAGGCAGCTACGctttttgtaaaacaaaataGGAAGCTTGAGAGTACTATAAGTTCAATGAGTGATGaatgaaatgtgtgtattttgtcTATAAATATGTgtcctgcttttctttttaagggcTTAGTTGCCATTCTGAGTTGTAATGTAAGGAAAAAGCTAATTTCCCATTACAAAAATGGAGTGTTGTCTCTCCCTGTTTACATCTGTGCAGTTAATGGCCTTTTTTTCCAAATCTGAGTGCCCTTTCAGTGTGTGAGCAGTAGAAAGGATTTTAATAAGCCAACATTTTTTTCAACAGCAAGGCACTTACTACACACAGCCTTTATATGCAGCACCACCCCACGTAATTCATCACACTACAGTTGTGCAGCCCAATGGAATGCCAGCCACTATGTATCCAGCGCCAATACCACCCCCCAGAGGAAATGGTGTCACCATGGGAATGGTGGCTGGGACCACAATGGCAATGTCAGCAGGTACATGAAATTTTGTTATATTCTCATCATGGACATTGTTGGTGTCGCAGTTCACTTTACACCTATCAATGTGACCAACCTGAGGattacataataataaataaataaatgaaatctgtTGCTCATCTACTTAAGTAGTTTAACATGATATTTGAGACAGAATTG
Protein-coding regions in this window:
- the FAM168B gene encoding myelin-associated neurite-outgrowth inhibitor, with the translated sequence MNPVYSPGSSGVPYANAKGIGYPAGFPMGYAAAAPAYSPNMYPAANPTFQTGYTPGTPYKVSCSPTSGAVPPYSSSPNPYQTAVYPVRSAYPQQNPYAQQGTYYTQPLYAAPPHVIHHTTVVQPNGMPATMYPAPIPPPRGNGVTMGMVAGTTMAMSAGTLLTTHSPTPVAPHPVTMPTYRAPGTPTYSYVPPQW